A window of the Leptospira brenneri genome harbors these coding sequences:
- a CDS encoding adenylate/guanylate cyclase domain-containing protein: MIYGLFGIAILFVGILYGAYSLYKQKEDKENKLSELQEELNSLKEELKEKEKELVNTKSISEDFSDKLVDSYSQLSDLDGLLREINSASDLKDILKILGRYIREKFKVPHYLLYVYKEELESLEFFHSNFPEELTEQVKEEIMSRKIPVSDSYVTMYAHAYVRKRKRSFYIQDFESYKTEGVELANKKSANLKSLLIVPLYLRNKFIGTLDLLDYSGIFDLTEQQLNQIKIIADYIAGTIETGYLLNELKEGNLTIQKEKENIEINRMKLENLHRFNRKINSFSQIEDIAREVFTYLKINHRVELGFILLVDPKTHSLVPLMEGAEVFNKGLLVTNFLRTFRPVLSSNIGSLFRTYEKQKPVYLKKSIKWKQLSTIDTSIVDSFKLELFGQIPLVVQGQTIGIICVTRLTREQDWTKDEFGEITSFCEQVAGAIHNANLRRDLEKEREKTLHFIRNILPGDLADELIERGEVVPMEYESVSILFTDFKNFTTAAESLSPEDLIEQLDGCFSQFDDIAVRHNFEKLKTIGDSYMAAGGIPQGNFTHPVDACLFAMEIKSFMTQIRSFKQMLGQDFWEIRIGIHTGPVVAGVVGKTKFAYDVWGDTVNTASRMESSGDAGEINLSETTYDKVKRFFECEYRGKVKAKNKGELGMYFLKRLRPEFSRDAEGMVPNQIFLDLYKNLQIGAKIIYRQTGS; encoded by the coding sequence ATGATCTACGGACTTTTTGGTATCGCGATTCTTTTTGTTGGAATTCTTTATGGAGCCTATTCTTTATACAAACAAAAGGAAGATAAAGAGAATAAACTCTCAGAGCTCCAAGAAGAATTAAATTCTTTAAAAGAGGAATTAAAAGAAAAGGAAAAAGAACTAGTTAACACAAAATCCATTTCAGAAGATTTTTCAGACAAACTAGTTGATTCCTATAGCCAACTTTCTGATTTGGATGGTCTCCTTAGAGAAATCAATTCTGCCTCTGACTTAAAAGACATCCTTAAGATTTTAGGGCGTTATATCCGAGAGAAGTTCAAAGTTCCACATTACCTTCTCTATGTTTACAAAGAAGAATTAGAATCTTTAGAATTTTTTCACAGTAACTTTCCAGAAGAACTCACCGAACAAGTAAAAGAAGAAATTATGAGCAGGAAAATTCCTGTTTCAGACTCCTATGTTACCATGTATGCACATGCATATGTAAGAAAACGCAAAAGAAGTTTTTACATTCAGGATTTTGAATCTTACAAAACAGAAGGGGTTGAGCTTGCGAATAAAAAATCTGCCAACTTAAAATCTTTACTCATTGTACCACTTTATTTACGTAATAAATTCATTGGGACTTTGGATTTATTGGATTATTCAGGGATTTTTGATCTCACCGAACAACAATTAAATCAAATTAAAATCATTGCCGATTATATCGCGGGGACCATTGAAACGGGATACCTACTCAATGAACTTAAAGAAGGAAATCTCACCATCCAAAAAGAAAAAGAAAATATTGAAATCAATCGAATGAAACTGGAAAACTTACACCGCTTCAATCGAAAGATCAATTCGTTTTCACAAATCGAAGACATTGCTAGAGAGGTTTTTACATATCTCAAAATCAACCACAGAGTAGAACTTGGTTTTATTCTTTTGGTGGATCCAAAAACGCATTCTCTTGTTCCTCTTATGGAAGGTGCGGAAGTTTTTAACAAAGGCCTTCTTGTTACTAATTTTCTAAGAACATTTCGACCTGTATTATCTTCAAACATAGGTTCTCTATTCAGAACTTATGAAAAACAAAAACCGGTTTATTTAAAAAAATCAATTAAATGGAAACAGCTGTCCACCATTGACACTTCGATTGTGGATAGTTTCAAACTAGAGCTCTTTGGACAAATCCCATTAGTAGTCCAAGGCCAAACCATTGGAATCATTTGTGTTACAAGACTCACCAGAGAACAAGACTGGACAAAAGATGAATTTGGAGAAATCACTTCGTTTTGTGAACAAGTAGCTGGTGCAATTCACAACGCAAACCTTAGAAGAGATTTAGAAAAAGAAAGGGAAAAAACCCTACACTTCATTCGAAACATTTTACCAGGTGATTTGGCTGATGAACTGATTGAGAGAGGGGAAGTTGTCCCTATGGAATACGAATCCGTTAGTATTCTTTTCACGGACTTTAAAAATTTTACTACTGCTGCAGAATCTCTTTCTCCAGAAGATTTGATTGAACAATTGGATGGATGTTTTTCTCAGTTTGATGATATTGCTGTCCGCCATAATTTTGAAAAATTAAAAACCATTGGCGATTCTTATATGGCCGCGGGAGGAATTCCTCAAGGAAATTTCACCCATCCAGTGGATGCCTGTTTATTTGCGATGGAAATCAAATCCTTTATGACTCAAATTCGATCTTTCAAACAGATGTTAGGTCAAGATTTTTGGGAAATACGAATTGGGATCCATACGGGTCCCGTAGTCGCAGGTGTTGTTGGTAAAACAAAATTTGCTTATGATGTTTGGGGAGATACGGTCAACACAGCCAGTCGTATGGAAAGTTCGGGAGATGCTGGTGAAATCAATCTTTCTGAAACGACTTATGACAAAGTGAAACGATTCTTTGAATGTGAATACAGGGGTAAAGTCAAAGCAAAAAACAAAGGTGAACTTGGGATGTATTTTTTAAAACGACTCCGTCCTGAATTTTCAAGAGATGCAGAGGGAATGGTTCCCAACCAAATCTTTTTGGACTTATATAAAAACTTACAGATCGGTGCCAAAATCATCTACAGACAAACCGGATCCTAG
- a CDS encoding adenylate/guanylate cyclase domain-containing protein, giving the protein MKKRVFLLILFSMIFGLSQCKEVNRNKPIAKEGKMDLSSWDFHKDGNINLDGEWEFYWKQTNSGIQMDSEFGKEPKYIYQTVPSNWKGVDWFGETLDGFGYATYKLKVFFPPNTPALAFHNLDLSSAYRMYINGKLVVEQGSFGINPNYFEPSYKSVLMDLEPLSGETEIVYEISNFHYSKGGFWESMELGERRMLYDKVNRSYQITSFLAGSIFLWALYHLGLFVMRRQDKASLFISLFSLLIVMRLLTIGERNILSIFPEMPMDFLIRLEFGTIYIATIVFAYFYRLVFPNTVGQRTMWVLYILITPFLVSLFLPVAVFSAKIHFFQLFLVSVCVRITIAIIMAYRSDAVGAGLSLIGFSFVFGTVVHDILYQNNVINTMNLTPFGFLGFILFQGYILSYGFTRAYLSIEKLKEKLEVSNKELNILKEGLEDIVVERTQELESSKANIEKLNEFAKTLNTSLELDSILAKAFDYLNEQVFCDSMILLLVDSENSKIIYHKSIVSPNSGLTLESKLQGMSFPLDPNAGLFYHVYKRNRPFRFAKVWESRLNESNQKFVQLIGKNPGMIIPLSSQGKVIAMLTLLSGQKGASFSKSQLQLVENTAENIATAVTNSILVEEMNREKFIAENARMQMENAKNEVVKLNEFTKKINSESSLSQIIEEMFNYILKTFEIEATLLQLIDPKKKELYTYNTTIPTYATEEQLLFAKSFRVPLNEKGGIIYKTYLRKRALFVPKPPKKYESELDEQIFTNLSLTSFVAVPLVVQNEVIGMAYFTSYQKPMEVTREVLRRIAGFCDQIAGAIQNSLLLQITEAERKKSEQAKAEIQKMNEFAKTVNSQNNLENILAEIFGFIRKNYKIEHCVLYFLDKEYNEFRYLNHSGFDLLVDDNINYFKSLRFPLREESGFVYKCYQRKRHFYMKHVPNSMPYAIDKQITEKSGMKGFLISPLVNNDEVVAMAVYGINDENIKLDTDEVNSIVGVSEHIASAINNHFLLKKIEEEKQRSDSLLLNILPKNVAEELQKKGRVNPVEFENVTLLMTSFPGFSQITGQLTPEELIEGLDLYFSRFDEIIKAQGMEKLRMTGDMYLAAGGLPLGNFTHAVDACLAALQIKDEVNRMIEDFRDIPFRPNGITIAIHSGPVVAGVIGKSKFNYDVWGKTVTQTQAIRRGGVGVPINISQETMEKVKRLFHIGNQRQINTYEGDQVPIYELLSLKPDLSDDTGSLPNEKFGRLYTQQKRGAKILIK; this is encoded by the coding sequence ATGAAGAAAAGAGTCTTTTTGTTAATCTTATTCAGCATGATCTTTGGATTGTCTCAATGTAAGGAAGTCAATCGCAACAAACCAATCGCTAAAGAAGGAAAGATGGACTTATCCTCATGGGACTTTCATAAAGATGGGAATATCAATCTTGATGGAGAATGGGAATTTTATTGGAAACAAACTAACAGTGGAATCCAAATGGATTCAGAGTTTGGGAAAGAACCCAAATACATCTACCAAACAGTTCCATCTAACTGGAAGGGTGTCGATTGGTTTGGCGAGACCCTCGATGGTTTTGGTTATGCGACATATAAGTTAAAAGTATTTTTCCCTCCCAACACACCTGCCTTAGCCTTCCACAACCTAGACCTTTCTTCTGCTTATAGAATGTACATCAATGGTAAATTAGTGGTAGAACAAGGTAGCTTTGGAATCAATCCCAATTATTTTGAACCCTCCTACAAATCGGTTCTTATGGATTTAGAACCTTTATCCGGTGAAACTGAAATTGTTTATGAAATTTCCAACTTCCATTATTCCAAAGGTGGGTTTTGGGAAAGTATGGAACTTGGCGAAAGACGAATGCTATATGACAAAGTCAATCGCAGTTATCAAATCACCTCCTTCTTAGCAGGAAGTATTTTCCTTTGGGCCTTGTATCATTTGGGACTATTTGTCATGCGTAGGCAAGACAAGGCTAGTTTGTTTATTTCCCTTTTTAGCCTACTCATTGTTATGCGCCTTCTCACAATTGGAGAAAGAAATATTCTAAGTATATTTCCTGAAATGCCAATGGATTTTTTAATCCGTTTAGAATTTGGTACCATCTACATAGCTACCATTGTTTTTGCTTACTTCTACAGGTTAGTATTTCCCAATACCGTCGGACAAAGAACTATGTGGGTTCTTTATATCCTCATCACACCATTTCTTGTTTCCTTATTTTTGCCGGTTGCTGTTTTTAGTGCCAAAATTCATTTTTTCCAACTCTTTTTAGTTTCGGTCTGCGTTCGGATCACCATTGCGATCATTATGGCTTACCGGTCCGACGCAGTGGGTGCAGGACTATCATTGATTGGTTTTAGTTTTGTTTTTGGAACCGTTGTTCATGACATCCTCTATCAAAACAATGTTATCAACACGATGAACCTGACACCTTTTGGGTTTTTAGGTTTCATTTTGTTCCAGGGATACATTCTTTCTTATGGATTTACCAGAGCCTACCTCTCTATTGAAAAATTAAAAGAAAAACTCGAAGTTTCGAACAAAGAGTTAAACATCCTTAAAGAAGGATTAGAAGACATTGTTGTAGAAAGAACACAAGAGTTAGAAAGTTCGAAAGCCAATATAGAAAAACTAAACGAGTTTGCAAAAACTCTAAACACATCTCTTGAACTAGATAGCATTCTCGCAAAGGCCTTTGATTATTTAAATGAACAAGTTTTTTGTGATTCTATGATTCTACTTTTAGTAGATTCAGAAAACTCAAAAATTATATATCATAAGTCAATTGTTTCACCTAACTCTGGTCTAACCCTAGAATCCAAATTACAAGGAATGAGTTTTCCTTTAGATCCAAACGCTGGACTTTTTTATCATGTATACAAAAGAAACCGCCCTTTCCGGTTTGCAAAGGTTTGGGAATCTCGTCTCAATGAATCAAATCAAAAATTTGTCCAATTAATTGGAAAAAATCCTGGGATGATCATTCCACTCAGTTCGCAAGGAAAAGTCATAGCAATGTTAACACTCCTGAGTGGACAAAAAGGAGCTAGTTTTTCCAAATCACAACTTCAATTGGTAGAAAATACTGCAGAAAACATCGCAACTGCTGTTACCAACTCCATCCTTGTAGAAGAAATGAACCGCGAAAAGTTCATTGCTGAAAATGCAAGAATGCAAATGGAAAATGCTAAAAACGAGGTAGTAAAGTTAAACGAATTCACAAAAAAAATCAATTCGGAATCCAGTCTTTCGCAAATCATTGAAGAGATGTTTAACTACATTTTAAAAACTTTTGAAATAGAAGCGACACTCCTCCAACTGATTGACCCAAAGAAAAAAGAATTATACACTTACAATACTACGATCCCCACTTATGCAACAGAAGAACAATTGTTATTTGCAAAATCATTCAGAGTTCCTCTAAACGAAAAAGGTGGGATCATCTACAAAACTTATTTAAGAAAAAGAGCATTATTTGTTCCGAAACCTCCCAAAAAATATGAATCAGAGTTAGATGAACAAATTTTTACAAACTTGAGCCTAACCTCATTTGTTGCGGTTCCGCTAGTCGTTCAAAACGAAGTGATTGGTATGGCATATTTTACTTCTTACCAAAAACCAATGGAAGTCACACGAGAAGTCCTAAGACGGATCGCTGGATTTTGTGACCAAATTGCCGGAGCCATCCAAAATTCTCTTTTATTACAAATTACCGAAGCAGAACGTAAAAAATCAGAACAAGCCAAAGCAGAAATCCAAAAAATGAATGAGTTTGCCAAAACCGTAAACTCTCAAAATAACTTAGAGAATATTCTGGCAGAAATTTTTGGATTCATCCGCAAAAACTATAAAATCGAACACTGTGTTCTCTACTTTTTGGACAAAGAATACAATGAATTTCGTTACCTAAACCATTCTGGATTTGATCTATTAGTGGATGATAATATAAATTATTTCAAATCTCTCCGTTTCCCACTGAGAGAAGAAAGTGGATTTGTATACAAATGTTACCAAAGAAAACGTCATTTTTATATGAAACACGTTCCCAATTCTATGCCCTATGCCATCGACAAACAAATTACAGAAAAATCGGGGATGAAAGGATTTCTCATCTCTCCTCTAGTCAACAATGATGAAGTGGTAGCGATGGCAGTTTATGGGATCAACGATGAAAATATTAAATTAGATACTGATGAAGTAAATTCCATTGTAGGTGTTTCAGAACACATTGCCAGTGCCATCAACAACCACTTCTTACTGAAAAAAATTGAAGAAGAAAAACAAAGATCTGATTCTCTTCTACTCAACATCCTTCCCAAAAACGTAGCAGAAGAATTACAGAAAAAAGGAAGAGTCAATCCCGTTGAATTTGAAAATGTCACTCTACTAATGACCAGTTTTCCTGGGTTCTCTCAAATCACGGGACAACTCACACCAGAAGAACTCATCGAAGGATTGGATTTATATTTTTCACGTTTTGATGAAATCATCAAGGCACAAGGAATGGAAAAACTTCGGATGACAGGAGATATGTATCTCGCAGCGGGAGGACTTCCCTTAGGAAACTTCACTCATGCAGTTGATGCTTGCCTTGCCGCCTTACAAATCAAAGACGAAGTCAATCGAATGATAGAAGACTTTAGGGACATTCCTTTCCGTCCCAATGGAATTACCATTGCCATCCATTCAGGGCCTGTCGTTGCAGGAGTGATTGGTAAATCAAAGTTTAATTATGATGTATGGGGAAAAACAGTAACACAAACCCAAGCGATACGGAGGGGTGGCGTAGGAGTTCCTATCAACATTTCACAGGAAACTATGGAAAAAGTAAAACGGCTATTCCATATCGGCAACCAACGTCAAATCAATACATACGAAGGTGACCAAGTTCCCATTTACGAACTATTATCCTTAAAACCTGATTTGTCCGATGACACAGGTTCCCTACCCAATGAAAAGTTTGGAAGGTTATACACCCAACAAAAACGAGGAGCTAAAATTCTAATCAAATGA
- a CDS encoding SPL family radical SAM protein, with protein MFKSFSHIYIEESIKDHFRTKEILSRFPNAVKIPIRHYKDSFNRNSQNFRIQKETPKLILAEKKEHFLYPGSGFAPNFSNPHFYYNTLALNCIYDCEYCYLQGMFPSANLVLFVNWEDFFTATKEFLEKNKSLYLALSYDTDLLALESFFPATKAWLEFAKTEPNLSLEIRTKSTNYSQIAKIPPNPNVILAWTLSPQAVSKAIEHGTPSLEARLKAIKQAINDGWKVRICIDPILQVPDWRTHYQSLADILGKELNLEGILDISIGGFRMNIDFLKRMVDVRKDSSILFHDFEKKDKIVSYSQLETEEILNLMSGALQKHFSPSQIKVSYS; from the coding sequence ATGTTTAAATCTTTTTCTCATATTTATATTGAAGAAAGTATTAAAGATCATTTCAGAACCAAAGAAATTTTAAGTCGATTTCCAAATGCGGTAAAGATTCCTATCAGGCATTATAAAGATAGTTTTAACCGAAATTCTCAAAACTTTCGAATCCAAAAAGAAACTCCCAAACTCATCCTCGCCGAAAAAAAAGAACATTTTTTGTATCCTGGGAGCGGATTTGCACCTAATTTTTCTAATCCACATTTTTATTATAATACATTAGCACTTAATTGTATTTATGATTGCGAATATTGTTACTTACAAGGGATGTTTCCTTCCGCCAATCTTGTGTTGTTTGTCAATTGGGAAGATTTTTTTACTGCCACAAAAGAGTTTTTAGAAAAAAATAAGTCACTTTACCTTGCTTTATCCTACGATACAGACCTTTTGGCCTTAGAATCTTTTTTTCCTGCAACCAAAGCATGGTTGGAATTTGCAAAGACCGAACCAAATTTAAGTTTAGAAATCAGAACCAAGTCAACTAACTACAGTCAAATTGCTAAAATACCTCCTAATCCCAATGTGATCCTGGCTTGGACCTTAAGCCCCCAAGCAGTGAGCAAAGCTATTGAACATGGAACTCCCTCTTTGGAAGCCAGACTAAAGGCCATAAAACAGGCCATTAACGATGGATGGAAGGTTCGAATTTGTATTGATCCCATCCTTCAAGTTCCTGATTGGCGAACCCATTACCAATCGTTAGCTGATATATTAGGGAAAGAACTAAATCTAGAAGGCATTCTTGACATTAGTATTGGCGGATTTAGGATGAATATTGACTTTTTGAAGAGGATGGTGGATGTCAGAAAGGACTCTTCCATTTTATTTCATGATTTTGAAAAAAAAGATAAAATCGTTTCCTATTCTCAATTAGAAACAGAAGAAATTTTAAATCTTATGTCAGGAGCACTCCAAAAACATTTTTCTCCTTCTCAAATAAAAGTCAGTTATTCTTGA
- a CDS encoding phosphorylase, with product MSALFFAVLSEAKPWLERLQAKPLSYTGKFRIFQKNSHYIIISGTGKLSMALAVSEFAHLISKSERNQMKVWNLGIAGATNPELSLGDFFWIHKITDWGSKRDHYPDRILKSEFIKETTLTTFDRPITKEKNLDRFQSLTKEELNGIHLVDMEGSGFFEAASLYFPLENITLGKIVSDHLEGKFCQSEDVEVMMSKVSENLFEEWTSPLPWIQSDEVETTDWPNVETFIQNIRLTETMKHDLKKSVRFFRLRNPNKPLPLPEENAKANLKSKTDLKNYLDEWRAALHV from the coding sequence ATGTCTGCACTGTTTTTCGCTGTTCTTTCTGAAGCCAAACCATGGCTAGAACGTTTACAGGCAAAACCCTTATCTTATACGGGGAAATTTCGGATCTTTCAAAAAAACTCTCATTATATTATCATTTCAGGTACAGGGAAACTTTCTATGGCTTTGGCAGTTTCCGAATTTGCACATCTTATTTCCAAATCAGAACGAAACCAAATGAAAGTTTGGAACTTAGGAATTGCTGGAGCCACAAATCCAGAACTTTCATTAGGTGATTTTTTTTGGATTCATAAAATTACTGACTGGGGTTCTAAAAGAGATCATTACCCTGACAGAATTTTAAAGTCTGAGTTTATAAAAGAAACGACTCTCACAACCTTTGATAGACCCATCACTAAAGAAAAAAATTTAGATCGATTTCAATCTCTCACAAAAGAAGAGTTAAATGGCATTCATTTGGTTGATATGGAAGGATCTGGTTTTTTCGAAGCGGCCTCTCTTTATTTTCCATTAGAAAATATAACACTTGGAAAAATTGTATCCGACCATTTGGAAGGAAAATTTTGCCAATCGGAAGATGTGGAAGTGATGATGTCTAAAGTCAGCGAAAATTTATTTGAAGAATGGACATCCCCTCTACCTTGGATTCAATCTGATGAAGTGGAAACCACTGACTGGCCAAACGTCGAAACCTTCATTCAAAATATCCGCCTCACTGAAACGATGAAACATGATCTGAAAAAATCGGTTCGTTTTTTCCGATTGAGAAATCCAAACAAACCCCTCCCTCTCCCCGAAGAAAATGCTAAGGCAAATTTAAAATCAAAAACAGATCTCAAAAATTACCTAGATGAGTGGAGAGCTGCCCTCCATGTTTAA
- a CDS encoding glutathione peroxidase, translated as MQRKVLFAIFLFMSFHIYAGGKKMSFHDFKSVSIQGKDVSLSEYKGHPVLVVNVASKCGYTPQYEGLEKIHQTYKDKGLKVVGFPSNDFGGQEPGSESQIAEFCKLNFGVSFDLMKKTKVLGGDKDPIYQFLTENAKDKGDVKWNFEKFLIDKNGNVVGRFPSGTKPESAELKQAIENLL; from the coding sequence ATGCAAAGAAAAGTTTTGTTTGCTATATTTCTCTTTATGAGTTTTCATATCTATGCCGGAGGAAAAAAGATGTCATTCCATGATTTTAAATCTGTATCCATCCAAGGAAAGGATGTTTCCCTTTCCGAATACAAGGGTCATCCCGTTTTAGTTGTCAACGTAGCATCTAAGTGTGGTTATACGCCACAATATGAAGGTCTAGAAAAAATCCATCAAACCTACAAAGACAAAGGATTAAAAGTAGTTGGGTTCCCTTCGAATGATTTTGGTGGCCAGGAACCAGGATCCGAATCTCAAATTGCTGAGTTTTGCAAACTCAACTTTGGGGTGAGTTTTGATCTTATGAAAAAAACCAAAGTTTTAGGTGGAGATAAAGATCCAATTTATCAATTTCTAACCGAGAACGCTAAAGACAAAGGCGATGTAAAATGGAACTTTGAAAAATTCTTAATCGATAAAAATGGGAATGTTGTTGGACGGTTTCCATCAGGAACCAAACCAGAAAGTGCGGAGTTAAAACAAGCCATTGAAAACCTTCTTTAG
- a CDS encoding ChaN family lipoprotein — protein MKTFFSRFVFSFLVLSGFVISAEENPPPVQIVRTATMETVSIADIVKETSKYNVIIFGEEHDNGDLHRFYDTLFKSIADLEPTSLSLEMLEKDQQNLVNEFLQGSITEAHFLSSVSYWKSFKTDYLPLVSIAKEKKCNVIAANPPRRYVNSISRKGLSAYREFSDSAIQYLPPAYSLEKYLTEDYKQRLTALFAEGHGAGHGSGYMVLGQATWDQGMAESISREFYKTGKRVVHLNGRFHSDRKGGVVHRLREMGLSVLVISGFVKDREESREFVKIADFVILTNGR, from the coding sequence TTGAAAACCTTCTTTAGTCGATTTGTTTTTTCTTTTTTAGTCCTTTCTGGTTTTGTTATTTCTGCTGAAGAGAATCCACCGCCCGTACAAATTGTTCGAACGGCGACAATGGAAACTGTTTCTATCGCGGACATTGTTAAAGAAACTTCTAAATACAATGTTATCATTTTTGGAGAAGAACATGATAACGGAGATCTCCATCGTTTTTATGATACTTTATTTAAAAGTATAGCTGATTTAGAACCTACTTCTTTATCTTTGGAAATGTTGGAGAAAGACCAACAAAACTTAGTGAATGAATTTTTACAAGGGAGCATTACGGAAGCTCATTTTCTTTCTTCTGTTTCTTATTGGAAATCTTTTAAAACGGATTATTTACCTTTGGTATCCATTGCCAAAGAAAAAAAATGTAACGTGATTGCTGCCAATCCTCCGAGACGGTATGTGAATTCGATTTCGAGAAAGGGTTTATCTGCGTATCGCGAGTTTTCTGATTCTGCCATCCAATACCTCCCTCCGGCTTATAGTTTAGAAAAATATTTAACCGAAGATTACAAACAAAGGTTAACGGCATTATTTGCGGAGGGTCATGGAGCAGGGCATGGTTCGGGCTACATGGTTCTTGGCCAAGCCACTTGGGACCAAGGAATGGCGGAATCCATTTCTCGAGAATTCTACAAAACGGGGAAGAGGGTGGTTCACTTAAATGGGCGTTTTCATTCGGATAGAAAGGGTGGAGTTGTCCACAGGCTCCGAGAAATGGGGCTTTCTGTCTTAGTGATCTCTGGATTTGTTAAGGACCGGGAAGAGAGCCGAGAATTTGTGAAAATCGCTGATTTTGTAATTTTAACAAACGGCCGATAA